In a single window of the Mauremys reevesii isolate NIE-2019 linkage group 3, ASM1616193v1, whole genome shotgun sequence genome:
- the LOC120401896 gene encoding antimicrobial peptide THP1-like isoform X2, whose amino-acid sequence MKILYLLFAVVFLVLMDAPGFSHALVTQRACRRRGGECNFWRCPTNAIYLDKCFFGHCCRSGKAVAGDNLQARRPSEEVF is encoded by the exons ATGAAGATTCTTTACTTGCTCTTTGCTGTTGTCTTCTTGGTGCTCATGGATGCCCCAG GTTTCTCCCATGCTCTGGTGACCCAAAGAGCGTGTAGACGCCGTGGGGGTGAATGTAACTTTTGGCGATGTCCCACCAATGCTATATACCTTGACAAATGCTTTTTTGGCCATTGCTGTCGCAG TGGGAAAGCTGTTGCTGGTGATAACCTACAAGCTCGGAGGCCCtctgag GAGGTTTTCTGA